The following proteins are encoded in a genomic region of Mycolicibacterium confluentis:
- a CDS encoding RecQ family ATP-dependent DNA helicase, with product MSTPDRPMPPAAETAHRLLLEHGPLSAPELREQLRKEGFAQTLERLQQWPDRFPHRFAVTDDGLLHVAVAYKSQPVTDPNPTDGPWYDPQPDRIPLDRVAVLDIETTGLNKATDFVTEIALVRLDGRQLMSVEVAVPDGQAGANAVTLSHALDALAARLQSVDLLIGHNLLAFDLPFLVQAAKRQGLSVPQFPASADSLHLSLLVDVALPNRQLADLTLRYGITNQEAHRAHSDATATAAVIRSLLAEVDVSQPSWQLAIATLETHRNPLALLLPPLPGPPELSTLHRDPDPLLNPAGPKASDAWSGTRDTFPVLRELRNLRKRPAQEEMAHAVAEVFDRGGNLAVEAPTGTGKSLAYMLPALARASRPRQPVIIATATKALQGQLRAEAARLQQENLLGAPFRQLQGVANYVCARELEDAVADQETSGLALAVAFRAIAESPTGTWDDVTDDVLKRSDARYARTRARLRTNAAGCDRAGCNWAKICPVVQQTEGLTTTPGVVSVNHALMAAWVTASQAPGDLLGDRRADVVFDEAHALEDSLTSAWTGRVDAIDLEIVVNSLSPRARMMRDIRKRSNGNTEVKQAIDSMANCCDAIRAAGVEFTQAVTTYLHEYGGRAHAAVLQSGIVNSRPEFRVLRQSASTLRYALIQLGKAVSALGQSLSGVEGVGSAKRRLNGHAERIENAITILETLGPLPDSHRWVYRLAAEEDDPDAWAYERLPIHVFPEFQQFVVDRMHSTVMCSATLTVEQRFDYLSSRLGIEIDPTPADGSFRGLRLQSPFDYAKQSKVVLTNHLPIPIPVNEREFCEEMAADQAGFLSLSGGKALSLFAARTRMEIVADGVRAKAAELAERGVELLVQGEHGRSQISHRFNTEPGTVLYGLKSYWEGFDAPGETLSYLFIEKPPYPHPDDPLVSPRQRAIAERGGDPFLEYVLPMTAMQFTQGFGRLIRSETDIGAALICDRRLHSPTQAQRVLLGSLPGPAIHEAVDRDDAWTTAIEFVTGTAPDLSAAISFGRDDVSQLLENLRLVEGEDPTAKLIEAAEKLFGITNLHPKQLEVMRAIIDGQDVMAVLPTGFGKSLCFQLPALLAPQARATVVVSPLIALIKDQVNDLRGRRGIRPVQGITGTTSRVVQTDILRDTASGHVRLLYVSPERLARDPVLRGALGRQQLNRVVVDEAHCVSVWGHDFRPEFRQVPASVATFDTRPPRAGFTATATPEVETDIVEAMDMLDPAVVREPSDRPNLRFRVHRCVDERERVRELLRFVTWSEKKPGIVYVTKRALAEEIAAMLRRAGHAARAYHAGMVPEQRDAVQEDFDSDTTRIIVATKAFGMGINKPNIAWVVHYDLPDSLDGYAQEAGRAARAPDVTGDCVLFYTRGDIARRRRLINSHESKADAQITQQLLTLLWTCPERGDSRVFDVDELADKLGIDDDEVNVHLAQLERVGALKLGLDCSARGTVDVGFREPTDEDERRLFRELFYKANRARPNVRVQIDFHQLRDERGYDPDELEQKLIDWSLDRFVTFSSSRRLRRVRLLSRLAPQHALERESARWKRWQQRRLQAMIDYAEQASSCRRIAIGEHFGDTVADCASRDIVTCDRCNDESPPWAALPDHMVPDPELLVNAELTVLQAVGWASAFKRGAYGEASLRAAVLGLESLGEGRPLGAGVLSCPQFGALRHVRNGEKRWNAAVDKLLADGFIDRRTVERESTRTPYQSLALTPRGAQTLGITVTQDD from the coding sequence ATGAGCACACCCGACCGCCCCATGCCGCCGGCCGCCGAGACGGCGCATCGTCTGCTGCTCGAACACGGCCCGCTGTCGGCACCCGAACTCAGAGAACAGCTCCGCAAGGAGGGTTTCGCCCAAACCCTGGAGCGGCTGCAGCAGTGGCCGGATCGGTTCCCCCACCGCTTTGCCGTCACCGACGACGGGCTCCTCCACGTGGCGGTCGCGTACAAGAGTCAACCGGTCACCGACCCCAACCCCACCGACGGACCCTGGTACGACCCGCAGCCTGACCGCATTCCGCTCGACCGGGTGGCGGTGCTGGATATCGAGACCACCGGCCTCAACAAGGCCACCGATTTTGTCACCGAGATCGCCTTGGTCCGGCTAGACGGTAGGCAACTGATGAGCGTCGAGGTGGCGGTACCGGACGGCCAGGCCGGCGCCAACGCTGTGACGCTGTCCCACGCCCTGGACGCGCTGGCCGCCCGGTTGCAGAGTGTCGATCTGCTGATCGGGCACAACCTGCTGGCCTTCGATCTGCCGTTTCTTGTGCAGGCCGCGAAGCGTCAAGGACTGTCGGTCCCCCAGTTCCCGGCGAGTGCCGACAGTCTGCACCTTTCCCTTCTGGTCGATGTGGCGCTACCCAACCGGCAGCTCGCCGACCTCACGCTCCGCTACGGCATCACGAACCAAGAGGCGCATCGTGCCCACTCGGACGCCACAGCGACCGCCGCCGTCATCCGCTCCCTCCTGGCCGAGGTCGACGTTTCCCAACCCAGCTGGCAACTCGCCATCGCGACCCTGGAAACCCACCGCAATCCGCTCGCGCTGCTGCTGCCACCGCTGCCCGGCCCACCCGAGTTGTCCACGCTGCACCGGGATCCCGACCCGCTGCTGAACCCGGCCGGCCCCAAGGCCTCCGATGCATGGTCGGGCACCCGGGACACCTTCCCGGTCCTGCGCGAGCTGCGCAATCTCCGGAAACGACCCGCGCAGGAAGAAATGGCCCACGCCGTCGCCGAGGTCTTCGACCGAGGTGGCAATCTCGCGGTCGAGGCACCCACCGGAACCGGTAAGTCGTTGGCGTACATGCTGCCGGCACTCGCCCGTGCATCACGGCCCCGTCAGCCCGTAATCATTGCGACTGCGACAAAAGCCCTTCAAGGACAGCTGCGCGCCGAAGCGGCCCGACTGCAGCAGGAGAACCTCCTCGGCGCCCCGTTCCGCCAACTGCAGGGCGTCGCCAACTACGTCTGCGCGCGGGAACTCGAAGACGCGGTCGCCGATCAAGAGACCTCAGGACTCGCGTTGGCGGTCGCCTTTCGGGCGATCGCCGAGTCCCCCACCGGCACCTGGGATGACGTCACCGACGACGTCCTCAAGCGTTCGGACGCCCGGTATGCCCGCACCCGCGCTCGCCTCAGGACGAACGCGGCGGGCTGCGACCGCGCCGGTTGTAACTGGGCCAAGATCTGCCCAGTCGTCCAGCAGACCGAGGGACTGACCACCACACCAGGGGTGGTGTCGGTGAACCACGCCCTGATGGCGGCCTGGGTCACCGCGTCACAGGCACCGGGTGATCTCCTCGGCGACCGCCGGGCTGACGTCGTCTTCGACGAAGCACATGCCCTCGAAGATTCCTTGACCTCGGCGTGGACCGGCCGGGTCGATGCCATCGACCTCGAGATCGTCGTCAACTCCCTGAGCCCCCGTGCCCGGATGATGCGCGACATCCGGAAGCGGTCGAACGGCAATACCGAGGTCAAACAGGCCATTGACAGCATGGCGAACTGCTGCGACGCAATCCGCGCGGCCGGCGTCGAGTTCACCCAGGCCGTCACCACCTACCTTCATGAGTACGGTGGTCGGGCGCACGCGGCCGTCCTCCAGTCCGGAATTGTCAACTCTCGCCCCGAATTTCGGGTGCTGCGTCAATCGGCGTCAACGCTGCGTTATGCCCTGATCCAACTTGGGAAGGCAGTGTCCGCGCTCGGTCAGTCGCTGAGCGGCGTCGAGGGCGTCGGTTCCGCGAAACGCCGACTCAACGGGCACGCCGAGCGGATCGAGAATGCCATCACAATTCTCGAAACACTGGGGCCGCTGCCCGACAGCCACCGCTGGGTATACCGGTTGGCCGCCGAAGAGGACGATCCAGACGCCTGGGCGTATGAGCGGCTACCCATCCACGTGTTCCCGGAGTTTCAGCAGTTCGTGGTCGACAGGATGCACTCGACGGTGATGTGCTCGGCCACCCTCACCGTCGAGCAGCGCTTCGACTACCTGAGCTCGCGCCTGGGTATCGAGATCGACCCCACGCCAGCCGATGGCAGCTTCCGCGGCCTTAGGCTGCAGTCACCGTTCGACTACGCAAAGCAGTCGAAGGTGGTGCTCACCAACCACTTACCGATCCCCATCCCGGTCAACGAGCGCGAGTTCTGCGAGGAGATGGCCGCCGATCAGGCCGGATTCCTCAGCCTGTCCGGCGGGAAGGCGCTGAGCCTGTTCGCCGCGCGGACCCGGATGGAGATCGTCGCCGACGGAGTCCGCGCCAAAGCCGCCGAACTCGCCGAACGCGGCGTCGAGCTTCTCGTCCAGGGCGAACACGGCCGGTCGCAGATCTCGCATCGGTTCAATACCGAACCGGGCACCGTGCTCTACGGGCTCAAATCGTATTGGGAGGGCTTCGACGCCCCCGGAGAAACCCTGTCCTACCTCTTCATCGAGAAACCCCCGTACCCGCATCCCGACGATCCACTGGTCTCTCCGCGCCAGCGCGCCATCGCCGAACGCGGCGGCGACCCGTTCCTCGAGTACGTCCTGCCGATGACCGCCATGCAGTTCACCCAGGGCTTCGGTCGGCTCATCCGCTCCGAAACCGACATCGGCGCCGCACTGATCTGCGACCGCCGGCTGCACTCCCCCACCCAGGCACAGCGGGTACTCCTGGGCTCGCTGCCCGGACCGGCGATCCATGAGGCCGTCGACCGCGACGACGCATGGACGACAGCCATCGAATTCGTCACCGGCACAGCACCTGACCTCAGCGCGGCGATCTCCTTCGGTCGAGACGACGTCAGCCAACTGCTGGAGAACCTGCGGCTCGTCGAAGGTGAGGACCCGACCGCGAAACTCATCGAAGCCGCCGAGAAGCTGTTCGGCATCACCAACCTTCATCCCAAACAGCTTGAAGTGATGCGCGCGATCATCGACGGCCAGGACGTCATGGCCGTGCTGCCCACCGGGTTCGGCAAGTCCCTGTGCTTTCAGCTACCCGCACTGCTCGCGCCCCAGGCTCGCGCCACCGTTGTCGTGTCGCCCCTCATCGCACTCATCAAGGATCAGGTCAACGACCTGCGCGGCCGGCGCGGCATCCGGCCGGTCCAGGGCATCACCGGCACCACATCGCGGGTGGTACAGACAGACATCCTGCGCGACACCGCCAGTGGCCACGTCCGGTTGCTGTATGTCTCCCCGGAACGGTTGGCCCGAGACCCGGTGCTCCGCGGCGCTTTGGGGCGCCAGCAGCTCAACCGTGTCGTGGTCGACGAGGCACACTGCGTTTCGGTGTGGGGGCACGACTTCCGACCGGAGTTCCGGCAGGTACCCGCATCGGTGGCAACCTTCGACACCCGTCCACCCCGCGCCGGTTTCACCGCGACGGCCACGCCCGAAGTGGAGACCGACATCGTCGAGGCCATGGACATGCTCGACCCCGCCGTCGTGCGGGAGCCCAGCGACCGCCCCAACCTTCGTTTCCGTGTCCATCGATGCGTCGACGAGCGGGAAAGGGTCCGAGAGCTGCTCCGGTTCGTCACCTGGTCCGAGAAGAAGCCCGGCATCGTGTACGTGACCAAACGTGCACTTGCCGAGGAGATCGCGGCAATGCTGCGTCGCGCCGGGCACGCTGCTCGCGCCTATCACGCCGGCATGGTCCCCGAACAACGCGACGCCGTCCAGGAAGACTTTGACTCCGATACGACCCGGATCATCGTGGCCACCAAAGCGTTCGGCATGGGTATCAACAAACCCAACATCGCGTGGGTGGTCCACTACGACCTCCCGGACTCGTTGGACGGTTACGCCCAGGAAGCCGGCCGAGCCGCACGTGCTCCCGATGTCACCGGCGATTGCGTGCTCTTCTACACCCGCGGCGATATCGCCCGACGTCGCCGGTTGATCAATTCGCACGAGTCGAAGGCCGACGCGCAGATCACCCAGCAGTTGCTGACGCTGCTGTGGACATGCCCCGAGCGCGGAGACAGCCGAGTATTCGACGTCGATGAGTTGGCGGACAAACTCGGCATCGACGACGACGAGGTCAATGTGCACCTGGCCCAGCTCGAGCGGGTCGGCGCGCTCAAACTCGGACTGGACTGCTCGGCCCGCGGGACGGTGGACGTCGGGTTCCGCGAACCGACCGACGAGGACGAACGCCGCCTGTTCCGGGAGTTGTTCTACAAGGCGAATCGCGCACGCCCCAATGTTCGCGTCCAGATCGATTTCCACCAGCTCCGTGATGAACGCGGATACGACCCAGATGAGCTGGAGCAGAAACTGATCGACTGGTCGCTGGACCGGTTCGTCACGTTCTCCAGCTCCCGTCGGCTCCGCAGGGTCCGTTTGCTCTCCCGCCTCGCACCGCAGCATGCACTGGAACGCGAGTCCGCACGGTGGAAGCGGTGGCAACAACGCCGCCTGCAGGCAATGATCGACTACGCCGAACAGGCATCGTCGTGTCGCCGGATCGCCATCGGCGAGCATTTCGGTGACACCGTCGCCGACTGCGCGAGCCGGGACATCGTCACGTGTGACCGCTGCAACGACGAGTCCCCACCGTGGGCGGCGCTACCCGACCACATGGTCCCGGACCCGGAACTGCTCGTGAACGCCGAACTGACCGTCCTACAGGCGGTGGGGTGGGCATCGGCCTTCAAGCGGGGTGCCTACGGTGAGGCCAGCCTACGCGCCGCCGTGCTCGGACTCGAATCACTCGGCGAGGGCAGACCGCTCGGCGCGGGTGTCCTCAGTTGCCCCCAGTTCGGGGCTCTCCGCCATGTGCGCAATGGTGAGAAACGGTGGAACGCGGCGGTGGACAAGCTTCTCGCCGACGGTTTCATCGACCGGCGCACCGTGGAACGGGAGTCCACCCGCACGCCCTACCAAAGTCTCGCCTTGACCCCACGCGGCGCCCAAACACTCGGAATCACGGTGACACAGGATGATTGA